GATATAGAAGCCCTTGTCCATCGCGTTGGTGCGAATCGGCTGCGAACGCGAGGGATAGAGCGGGTCGCCGCCCGGCCGCGCAACCGGCACACCCAGGGTGAAGACCTTGCCTTGCTTGACGGCGCGGATACCGCGCAGGACCTCGGCGCTGGTCAGGAAGTTGAGCGCGCCGATTTCATCATTGGCTCCGAAGCGGCCCCAGTTCTTGGGCGCGTCTTTCAGAAGCTCGCTGAAGGGTACCGGTTTTGTGGCTGCCATAAGTGCTCCTGCTCCTCTCGCCGATAAGGTGAAGCGATCCGGTTCCTTACCGCGTTGTGCCGTTTGAAGCAAACCCCGCGCGGAAATAGCAGCCTGGCGCGGTCTCGGTCTCAACGTCGGCCGGCCGCTTCATTGACCCTTCTTCGCCAGTGCAAGGCGCTGGATTTCGCGCTCGCGCAAATCGCGGCGCTTGATCTTGCCCGTGACCGTCACCGGAAAGTCGTCGAGGAACTCGAACTCGCGCGGATATTCATGCGCCGCAAGGCGCGTCTTCACGTGGTTCTGAATCTCGTCGATCATGTGCTGCGAGGGATGATGGCCTGGCAGCAGCTTGATGAACGCCTTGATCGACTGGCCGCGCCGTTCGTCCGGTATTCCTACCACCGCGCACGAGGCAACCGCCGGATGCTCCATAATCTTGGCCTCGACCTCGGCCGGCCCGACGCGGTAGCCAGAAGTCTTGATGACGTCATCCGAGCGGCCCTGGAAATAGACGTAGCCTTGATCGTCCATGTGGCCGTTGTCGCCGGTGACGCACCATCCGTTGACGAACTTCTCGGCCATCGCCGACGGATTCTTCCAGTACTCCTTCATAACCACCGGGTCGTCGATGCGGATCGCGATCTCACCTGTTTCGCCGTTTTTAACCGGTATGCCGGTTAGAGGATCGACCACCGCGACCTCGTGGCCGGGATAGGCCTTGCCGAGCGGCTCGAGGCTGGCCTTTTCGAGCGCCGTGCAGTTGCCGATGAAGTAGTTGGCCTCGGTCTGGCCGAAGGCCTGATTGAATTCGACCTTGAGCTGCTCGTCAACCCATCGTGCAAGTTCGGGGCTGACCGGCTCGGCGCCGCTCACGATGCATCGCAGGCGAAGCTCGCGATACTTTTCGCGCGGGTTTTTGACTTCGCGGAGCGCCTTGAGCGCGGTCGGCGGATAAAGTCCGACGGTTGCGCCGTATTTCTCGATCAGTTTGAGCGTTACGTCGGGATCGAACCGGGCCTTGCTGCGGTAAGCCAGCACCGGGATTCCGTAGGGCCAGATCGCGAGCAGACCGTCGAGCAGGCCGCCCGCCCACGCCCAGTCGGCCGCGCTGTAGTAGAGGTCGCCCGGGCGCAGGAAATTATAAGAGTAGTCGATCCCGTTGTGGCCCAGCACGTAGCGCGCGGCGTGCAGAACGCCCTTGGGATCGCCGGTGGTGCCCGAAGTGTACATCAGCAGGATCGGGTCTTCGGCGTGCGACCGGCCCATCCTGAACTGGTCGGAGCCCCTGGCGATCAGATCGTCGAAGGCGAGGGCGCCCTTGCTCGCGCCGGTGACGATCACATGGCGCAGCGCGGCGACGTCCTTGCGAATCGGATCGAGCTTCTCGACGCTCTCGGGTTCGAGCAGGATCGCTTTCGCCGCGCTGTTGTTGAGCCGGTACTTGAGCGCGTCGGGGCCGAACAGCCTGGAAATCGGCAGCGCGATCGCGCCGATGCGATAGAGTCCCATGTGCGCGATCGCAGTCTCCGGCCGCTGCGGCAGATGGACCGCGACGACGTCGCCGCGCTCGATTCCCAGGCCCGCCATCGCGTTGGCGAAGCGCCGGCTAAGCTCGGCCATTTTGCCGAAGGTGTAGGTCTCGACGCGCCCTTCGTCATCTTCGTAGTGGAGCGCCGGCTTGTCGCGGAGATCGGCGTGGCGGTCGAGACAATCGACGGCGACGTTGTAGTCGGCCGGGATTTTCCATTGATGGCGCGCGCGGGCGTCCGCGATGTTTTTCGCGCCGTGGACCGTCTGTTCGCGAAGGCCGATGAAGCTCATGGCGGGAATTCCTCCGAGGTGCTGTCGTGCGCGACGGCGCGGCGCCCGCGACGTGCGCCATGCAGCGCCTAAGCGAAAGCGTAATCTGCCTGTGCAATTCCATCAACTTGGTTTTGCTCGCTGGCCAAGCGCAGCCGATCGCTCTTTTGTCTCGGAGCTCTCTCGCCGGTACACTTGAGCGGGGGAACCTCCGATGGCGAAAGTCTGGGTGCTGCAGCATCATCCGGCCGAGAATCTGGGCGCGATCGCCGACGCGCTCGAGTCGGCGGCGCTCGCATGGCAATACGTGCGCGTCTTCGGCGGCCATCCGATTCCCGCCGACATGAAAGGCGCGGGCGGGCTCATCGTGATGGGCGGGCCAGAGGCGGTTTACCAGCTCGACCGCTATCCCTACCTGCGCGCCGAGATTGCGCTGATCCAAAGTGCGCTCAAGGCGGGCCGCCCGGTGCTAGGCATAT
This genomic stretch from Candidatus Binataceae bacterium harbors:
- a CDS encoding AMP-binding protein, with the translated sequence MSFIGLREQTVHGAKNIADARARHQWKIPADYNVAVDCLDRHADLRDKPALHYEDDEGRVETYTFGKMAELSRRFANAMAGLGIERGDVVAVHLPQRPETAIAHMGLYRIGAIALPISRLFGPDALKYRLNNSAAKAILLEPESVEKLDPIRKDVAALRHVIVTGASKGALAFDDLIARGSDQFRMGRSHAEDPILLMYTSGTTGDPKGVLHAARYVLGHNGIDYSYNFLRPGDLYYSAADWAWAGGLLDGLLAIWPYGIPVLAYRSKARFDPDVTLKLIEKYGATVGLYPPTALKALREVKNPREKYRELRLRCIVSGAEPVSPELARWVDEQLKVEFNQAFGQTEANYFIGNCTALEKASLEPLGKAYPGHEVAVVDPLTGIPVKNGETGEIAIRIDDPVVMKEYWKNPSAMAEKFVNGWCVTGDNGHMDDQGYVYFQGRSDDVIKTSGYRVGPAEVEAKIMEHPAVASCAVVGIPDERRGQSIKAFIKLLPGHHPSQHMIDEIQNHVKTRLAAHEYPREFEFLDDFPVTVTGKIKRRDLREREIQRLALAKKGQ